In Aspergillus nidulans FGSC A4 chromosome II, a single window of DNA contains:
- a CDS encoding TMCO4 family protein (transcript_id=CADANIAT00004655) has translation MSSGPASNVDDLPVDQPLRTSVSSHKPSPKDVNAPKNDSNRDRETPDQGVPVDNPTAGQDSASKLEFDDFGLPIRSRPKPPRRDTESPVDDDQFHDAEENVPDAGKQSASTGANIEKDPAVEGLLDNKVSPAEHREERQSSRPALSERATATTDEVVASIAKKCAPETTPPEQNVEPLPVYTETPAQNDNATSRPKHALGSEIPMSQWSHQRLNERKEKEDEEREENYEGEWKEMTALDEFDVYDDYGRLIARGSKQEDQDAVYQGLGGAGKGYTRVQLDDDEDSINSLDEDTSYLFKETAATAAGVEGEELRDTLSQLQATKDLLTEGQRIAYVGVTRLTIFEMVMDMERAPSTKGTRKWKQKAIDSARGWGQAMMTRLYSHMDISTAEQVMIEQLAEHGVRPEDLVRPLMENARVKNPLAEVDGSNKSLSPTSGKLKDEIRSTLSTDTNRSSESSSLPPYDREEDVPEVQTPSQLPTTEKIDIDIRWTALCDLFLVLISDSNYDSRSRTLLERVGASMDVSWLQIAKFEKRVIDALEMQEDADKETWDESEHMEKRRKSALKRKYMIMGLATVGGGLVIGLSAGLLAPVIGAGLAAGFTTIGVGGTSAFLGGAGGTALIASGATLTGSTIGLRASHRRTGAVQTFEYRPLHNNKKFNLIVTVSGWMTGNVDDVRLPYSTVDPIMGDIYSVLWEPEMLKSMGATINILATEALTQGLQQVLGSTILTALMASLQLPLILTKLSYLIDNPWNVSLARATAAGLILADSLMDRNLGKRPVTLLGYSLGARVIFSCLKELADKGAYGIVQNVYLFGSPVVANKDEYIKARGVVSGSFVNGYASNDWILGYLFRATSGGILRVAGLAPVEGIRGIENVDVTKLVNGHMDYRAAIPRLLKHVGWEVLSEEFAEIEDPDPENHAERQRELIREIDEARREAETKPEKKRFGLFKRGKLAQKKAWEKYEVDQSESPQSPPSGNAAGSVLFDIDAIRAELASEMLEVKQLESTLPPMKLNLDSPSLNSPATPSSFETGKPQDFRQSPPQPPPAASPGHTPPQRAPSPPSPPKDETYQMTFDTSYHEPPQRSLSYESPTYSNNNTFTRPVLRSSATTGVLGAGAATGAVGAFALEENAWADPDEGEISMTFE, from the exons ATGAGCTCTGGTCCGGCTTCTAACGTTGACGACCTCCCTGTCGATCAACCCTTACGTACTTCGGTTTCCTCCCACAAGCCGTCGCCGAAGGATGTCAATGCGCCCAAGAACGATAGTAACAGGGATAGAGAGACTCCGGACCAGGGTGTGCCGGTGGACAACCCTACCGCGGGTCAAGATAGTGCATCGAAACTGGAATTCGATGATTTCGGGTTACCGATCCGATCGCGACCTAAACCACCCCGACGAGACACCGAGTCCCCAGTAGATGATGACCAATTTCATGATGCTGAGGAGAATGTCCCTGATGCAGGTAAACAATCCGCATCTACTGGAGCGAACATTGAAAAGGATCCTGCGGTAGAGGGACTTCTTGATAACAAAGTGTCTCCGGCGGAACATCGAGAGGAACGCCAGTCTTCAAGGCCTGCGCTAAGTGAGCGTGCGACAGCCACAACCGACGAAGTAGTAGCTTCAATAGCCAAAAAGTGTGCGCCTGAGACTACTCCGCCGGAACAAAATGTCGAACCGCTTCCAGTTTATACAGAAACGCCAGCTCAGAACGATAATGCAACTTCACGGCCGAAGCACGCCCTGGGAAGTGAAATTCCGATGTCGCAGTGGTCGCACCAGCGGCTTAATGAACGtaaggagaaagaggatgaagagcgtGAGGAGAACTACGAGGGAGAGTGGAAAGAGATGACCGCTTTGGATGAGTTCGATGTTTATGATGATTACGGGCGATTGATCGCCCGAGGCTCAAAGCAAGAGGACCAGGATGCAGTCTATCAAGGTCTGGGAGGGGCTGGAAAAGGGTATACCAGAGTGCAACtggacgacgacgaagactCTATCAACAgcttggatgaagatacAAGCTATCTTTTCAAAGAGACGGCCGCGACTGCTGCCGGagtggaaggggaggagcTTCGTGATACTCTTAGCCAGCTGCAAGCTACGAAAGATCTTCTAACTGAAGGCCAGAGGATAGCGTATGTGGGAGTAACCCGCTTGACTATATTTGAGATGGTCATGGATATGGAGAGAGCACCGTCTACGAAAGGCACGCGCAAGTGGAAGCAGAAGGCCATCGACTCAGCAAGAGGGTGGGGCCAAGCCATGATGACTAGGTTGTACTCTCACATGGACATTAGCACCGCCGAACAAGTGATGATCGAGCAGCTCGCTGAACACGGGGTTCGGCCTGAAGACCTCGTCAGGCCGCTCATGGAGAATGCCCGCGTCAAGAATCCGTTGGCCGAGGTGGATGGATCTAACAAATCACTCTCCCCTACATCTGGCAAGTTGAAGGATGAAATTCGGTCTACCTTATCTACTGATACCAATCGATCTTCAGAGTCAAGCTCTCTTCCACCTTACGACCGGGAGGAGGATGTCCCAGAGGTCCAGACACCATCCCAGCTACCGACTACTGAGAAgattgatattgatattcGATGGACAGCACTTTGCGATCTTTTCCTCGTTTTAATCTCTGACTCAAATTATGATTCACGGTCACGAACGCTACTGGAGAGAGTAGGGGCATCAATGGACGTTTCGTGGTTACAGATAGCCAAGTTCGAGAAGCGTGTCATCGATGCTCTTGAGATGCAAGAGGATGCCGACAAGGAAACCTGGGATGAGTCTGAGCACATGGAGAAACGTCGAAAGTCAGCACTGAAACGCAAGTACATGATAATGGGCTTGGCCACCGTTGGTGGAGGCCTGGTTATTGGCCTTTCAGCCGGCCTTCTAGCCCCAGTTATCGGCGCTGGCCTTGCTGCTGGATTCACAACAATCGGTGTTGGTGGAACCAGTGCGTTCCTTGGCGGTGCTGGTGGTACCGCTCTGATTGCGTCTGGGGCTACTTTGACGGGGAGCACAATAGGATTGAGGGCGTCTCACCGACGTACCGGGGCTGTGCAGACGTTTGAGTACCGCCCTCTGCATAACAACAAAAAGTTCAACCTAATTGTAACGGTGTCCGGTTGGATGACCGGCAACGTAGACGATGTCCGATTGCCCTACAGTACAGTCGATCCCATCATGGGAGACATCTATTCTGTCTTGTGGGAGCCCGAGATGCTCAAAAGTATGGGTGCAACCATAAATATCTTAGCTACCGAG GCCTTAACCCAAGGGTTGCAGCAAGTTCTTGGAAGCACTATTCTCACGGCTCTCATGGCATCCTTACAGCTCCCTCTTATCCTTACAAAACTCTCCTACCTTATTGATAACCCATGGAACGTGTCTCTCGCACGAGCGACTGCGGCTGGGCTCATTTTGGCCGACTCATTGATGGACCGCAATCTAGGCAAGCGGCCGGTGACCTTGCTGGGTTATTCACTTGGTGCTCGAGTCATATTTTCATGTCTAAAGGAACTTGCAGACAAGGGTGCGTATGGTATTGTTCAGAATGTCTATCTGTTTGGGTCACCGGTGGTTGCGAATAAGGACGAATATATCAAGGCCCGTGGTGTCGTTTCAGGCAGCTTTGTCAACGGATACGCTTCAAATGACTGGATCCTGGGATATCTGTTCCGCGCTACCAGCGGTGGTATTTTGCGAGTGGCTGGGCTGGCTCCAGTTGAAGGCATTCGAGGAATCGAGAATGTCGATGTCACCAAGCTCGTGAATGGGCACATGGATTACCGGGCAGCTATTCCTCGTCTATTGAAGCATGTCGGGTGGGAAGTCCTGAGCGAGGAATttgcggagattgaagatcCCGACCCTGAAAATCATGCCGAGCGGCAGCGAGAATTAATCCGCGAGATTGACGAGGCGCgtcgagaagcagagaccAAGCCGGAAAAGAAACGATTCGGCTTGTTCAAGCGGGGAAAGTTGGCCCAGAAAAAAGCATGGGAGAAGTATGAAGTTGACCAATCTGAGTCGCCTCAAAGTCCTCCCAGTGGCAACGCGGCAGGAAGCGTACTCTTTGATATTGACGCTATCAGAGCCGAGCTAGCCTCGGAAATGTTGGAGGTCAAGCAACTGGAATCGACGCTACCGCCCATGAAGTTGAATTTAGATTCCCCGTCGTTGAATTCCCCTGCTACGCCATCGTCTTTCGAGACAGGAAAACCCCAAGATTTCCGTCAAAGCCCACCTCAGCCAcccccagcagcatctccggGTCATACTCCGCCGCAGCGCGCACCATCACCCCCGTCGCCTCCTAAAGATGAAACGTACCAAATGACTTTCGATACGTCGTACCACGAACCCCCGCAGCGCTCTCTATCTTATGAATCCCCTACATACTCTAACAACAATACCTTTACCCGGCCCGTCCTTCGATCTTCAGCGACAACTGGTGTGCTTGGTGCCGGAGCGGCTACTGGTGCGGTTGGTGCGTTCGCTCTCGAAGAAAATGCATGGGCCGACCCTGACGAAGGCGAAATCTCGATGACTTTCGAGTGA
- a CDS encoding RTC4 family protein (transcript_id=CADANIAT00004656) produces MPTLRPKAKPHAKEESEDESPLSSSEIEESDWEIPRKKRMTNSVSASAKNEQKLEPMKEEPEEDIYALPIGTSDEEEFSDDMLSDGLETPRTRRTEGNGRMLTLEEKLRQKTDEEKGTERSPSSSHKRSANKMLGSSDAKEEIFDMWSQPSAKKRRSVTFGRRKTLDSSMTESHPPSSAPPPKSSVTSVGQDTESSDDEYKGKQRKEFKVPLDFDPDNLPSPSPPLDITDSENDSPLSPAPSYGSIDLSTENEDDSRSKFNPADYLCPMCKEAVDPGALLVFRAQPKQRIRDQRKFCESHKQSSAEQEWKNAGYPTIDWDEFDQRIESHFSEIEKLMVPDNSSYYRNYLKSMLKDGKAKNFALKFEGDALEALSCGYYGTRGSERMLQRITTRYARKLRRLAAEDHIVNQAGVVGYTQAVLVPELAIRLIKEDMGVDDASARNIMRESINLGEKMNPAPNDVVPAKENEGTGLSN; encoded by the exons ATGCCTACCCTGCGTCCGAAAGCGAAACCGCACGCGAAGGAGGAATCCGAAGATGAGTCCCCCTTGTCGAGCtctgagattgaagagagcgACTGGGAAATACCTCGGAAAAAGCGAATGACGAACTCTGTGTCAGCTTCAGCGAAGAACGAACAGAAGCTGGAACCGATGAAGGAGGAACCAGAAGAGGACATCTATGCTTTACCCATAGGCACAAGTGATGAGGAGGAGTTCTCAGATGACATGTTGAGTGATGGACTGGAAACGCCAAGGACTCGGAGAACTGAAGGTAACGGACGGATGTTGAcgttggaagagaagttgcGTCAAAAAacggatgaagagaagggcaCGGAACGGTCACCGAGCTCGAGTCACAAGCGGTCAGCCAACAAGATGCTTGGCTCTAGCGATGCGAAAGAGGAGATATTCGATATGTGGTCCCAGCCGAGCGCCAAAAAAAGGCGCAGCGTCACATTCGGGCGTCGCAAAACGCTGGATAGTAGCATGACCGAGTCACATCCTCCTTCGAGTGCACCTCCGCCTAAGTCATCCGTGACATCGGTTGGGCAGGACACAGAGAGCTCTGACGATGAGTACAAAGGGAAGCAAAGGAAGGAGTTCAAAGTCCCTCTTGACTTTGACCCTGACAACCTACCCAGTCCCTCGCCGCCTCTAGATATAACAGACTCTGAAAATGATTCCCCGCTTAGCCCTGCACCCAGTTACGGCTCCATTGACCTTTCTACGGAGAACGAGGATGATTCCAGGAGCAAATTCAACCCCGCCGATTATCTCTGCCCCATGTGCAAGGAAGCAGTAGATCCTGGGGCATTGCTCGTCTTCCGAGCCCAACCCAAACAACGCATTCGAGATCAACGCAAATTCTGCGAGTCACACAAACAATCATCAGCAGAGCAAGAGTGGAAGAACGCTGGGTATCCGACAATCGACTGGGATGAATTTGATCAACGTATTGAGTCGCATTTCAGTGAAATCGAGAAGCTGATGGTGCCGGACAACTCGTCATACTATCGGAACTATCTCAAATCAATGTTGAAGGACGGCAAGGCGAAGAATTTTGCGCTCAAATTCGAAGGCGATGCTCTGGAGGCGTTATCGTGCGGGTATTACGGAACTCGGGGGTCTGAGAGGAT GTTACAGAGAATAACCACTCGCTACGCTCGCAAGCTTCGCCGCCTAGCCGCAGAAGACCATATCGTGAACCAAGCGGGTGTGGTCGGGTACACACAGGCAGTCTTAGTGCCAGAACTAGCCATCAGACTGATCAAAGAGGACATGGGTGTCGACGACGCTTCCGCGCGGAATATCATGCGCGAAAGCATCAATCTGGGTGAAAAGATGAATCCAGCTCCTAATGACGTTGTGCCAGCTAAGGAGAATGAAGGGACTGGGTTATCGAACTAG